The following coding sequences are from one Capsicum annuum cultivar UCD-10X-F1 chromosome 3, UCD10Xv1.1, whole genome shotgun sequence window:
- the LOC107862496 gene encoding protein NRT1/ PTR FAMILY 4.6, with amino-acid sequence MDHAQGFTTWEGYVDWRNRPAIKGCHGGAVAASFVLVVEILENLAYLANASNLVLYLSKFMNFSPSASANIVTNFMGTAFLLALLGGFSSDFFSTYYIYIISATIEFMGLLMLTLQACIPSLRQPICASVNRNIPCKEVGGGHTAMLFSGLYLVALGVGGIKGSLPSHGAEQFDENSPQGRKHRSSFFNYYIFCLACGALIAVTLVVWVEDNKGWQWGFGISTVAILSSIAIFLLGSGTYRIKVPTGSPITTIFKVLVAAFSNSLFPKNSIGNVQDTRENPENTTEISEDEEGHREQGEEIQTEMKDLKFIGKATVRNTAYPSLRCTVKQVQDVKIVVQVVPIFMSTVMLNCCLAQLSTFSVQQAATMNTYIGALKVPPASLPIFPVIFTMILAPVYNHIIIPFARAVTKSEMGITHLQRIGTGLFLSVVAMAVAALVEMKRKRVAEQSGLMNTTEPLPITFLWISLQYLFLGSADLFSLAGLMEFFFTEAPLSMRSMSTALSWASLAMGYYLSSVIVSIVNSITGRFQQTPWLYGSNLNHYHLERFYWLMCILSGLNFLHYLLWASRYKYKSTKPDCERGRDDNTTSEA; translated from the exons ATG GATCATGCGCAGGGCTTCACCACGTGGGAAGGCTATGTGGACTGGAGAAACAGGCCAGCCATTAAGGGATGTCATGGTGGAGCTGTTGCTGCCTCCTTTGTATTAG TGGTGGAGAttttggagaacttagcatacctGGCAAATGCGAGCAATCTAGTCCTTTATCTATCAAAGTTCATGAATTTTTCTCCATCTGCTTCAGCCAACATTGTTACAAACTTTATGGGAACTGCTTTCCTCCTTGCTCTACTTGGGGGGTTCTCATCTGATTTCTTCTCCACCTATTACATCTATATCATAAGTGCAACAATTGAATTTATG GGACTATTGATGCTGACATTACAAGCTTGCATACCTTCCTTAAGACAGCCCATCTGTGCATCAGTAAACAGAAACATCCCGTGCAAAGAAGTAGGTGGTGGACACACAGCAATGTTATTTTCTGGCCTCTACCTGGTGGCTTTGGGTGTTGGAGGGATAAAAGGTTCACTTCCTTCACATGGAGCAGAGCAGTTCGATGAGAATTCACCACAAGGAAGGAAGCACAGATCTAGCTTTTTCAATTATTACATCTTCTGCCTTGCTTGTGGAGCATTGATTGCAGTAACATTAGTAGTGTGGGTAGAAGATAATAAAGGCTGGCAGTGGGGCTTTGGTATCTCAACCGTAGCAATACTGAGTTCAATTGCCATTTTCCTCCTCGGATCTGGGACTTACAGGATCAAAGTTCCCACAGGAAGCCCAATTACAACCATTTTTAAG GTTCTTGTGGCAGCATTTTCCAACTCTCTCTTCCCTAAGAATTCTATTGGTAATGTGCAAGACACGAGGGAAAATCCCGAAAACACAACGGAGATTAGTGAGGATGAAGAAGGACACAGAGAACAAGGGGAAGAAATTCAAACTGAAATGAAGGACCTCAAGTTCATCGGTAAAGCAACAGTGAGGAACACAGCCTACCCATCACTGCGCTGCACAGTTAAACAAGTACAAGATGTGAAAATAGTCGTTCAGGTCGTGCCAATATTTATGTCAACCGTCATGCTGAACTGTTGCCTGGCTCAGCTTTCCACATTTTCTGTACAACAAGCAGCTACCATGAACACATATATTGGTGCTCTAAAAGTTCCACCAGCTTCTCTTCCAATATTTCCGGTCATATTCACCATGATACTGGCACCAGTATATAACCATATTATAATCCCCTTCGCCAGGGCAGTGACAAAAAGTGAAATGGGCATTACCCATCTCCAACGGATCGGAACCGGGCTATTCCTGTCCGTTGTAGCCATGGCTGTTGCAGCTCTGGTGGAGATGAAGCGGAAGAGAGTGGCTGAACAATCTGGATTAATGAATACAACTGAACCACTGCCTATCACATTTCTTTGGATATCATTGCAATATCTGTTCCTGGGATCAGCTGATCTCTTCAGCTTAGCTGGACTGATGGAATTCTTCTTTACAGAGGCACCCTTAAGCATGAGGTCAATGTCAACAGCACTCTCTTGGGCATCACTAGCCATGGGTTATTACCTCAGCTCAGTGATTGTATCAATAGTAAACAGTATAACTGGTAGGTTTCAGCAAACACCATGGCTCTACGGGAGTAATTTGAATCACTATCACCTTGAAAGGTTTTATTGGCTAATGTGCATATTAAGCGGATTAAATTTCTTACATTATCTTCTATGGGCCAGTCGCTACAAATACAAATCAACAAAGCCTGATTGCGAGAGAGGCCGAGATGATAACACGACATCAGAAGCCTAA
- the LOC107864853 gene encoding uncharacterized protein LOC107864853: MRSGVVNDGDSRKPAATGLSDEIVVSEHVTYEKLISIITGELEIDETKKKIEACYIVEGNGCLLFIRNEMSVKLEMLFDGKVGVVMCLESPSEKVEEIICYKSNSTSPMPLLDSKGNKIITDCKHSDVKVGQIYKDKCTLISVMALFAIEHSFNYYAKRSDKKSYVLQYRSENCVWIFKASCRRGTELFKVRFFQDVHTCPLKDRSFTQLQATVGFVSGFAAPKLVNYKRIHTMNDIIEDIKNAFGVDINYQKAWRAKERAIEILRGKPADAYRQMTRYVYMLNSVYPGSHIRMHKSEDNKFMYLSVALQPLKSEFEYYRPVVVVDGAHLSGAYKGTFVSASIFDGAGRILPIAYGVVDSENDNLWTWFFENFRIAFEERDSMCVVSDRHESIIKVVSVVYPNVPHLACIWHLWKNVCTNFRKSKDRLSDIYYAMVKAYRKDEFDFFWNQVGKIDKRVKSYLEDAGFAKWARVYAPVNRGRMMTSNIVECINGKLKLARELSIIEFLEQARKLFGKWN, translated from the exons ATGAGGAGTGGAGTGGTGAACGACGGTGACAGCCGTAAACCAGCGGCAACGGGATTG agtgATGAAATTGTGGTCAGTGAACATGTTACTTATGAAAAACTGATTTCTATAATTACGGGAGAACTGGAAATCGacgaaacaaagaaaaaaattgaagcttGTTACATTGTTGAAGGAAATGGTTGTCTGTTGTTCATTCGTAACGAAATGAGTGTGAAGCT TGAAATGCTTTTTGATGGAAAAGTTGGTGTTGTAATGTGTTTGGAAAGTCCATctgaaaaagttgaagaaataatttgTTATAAATCTAATTCTACTTCTCCTATGCCTTTGTTGGATAGCAAAGGGAACAAGATCATTACTGATTGCAAGCATAGTGATGTTAAGGTTGGACAAATATACAAGGACAAGTGTACTCTTATTTCGGTTATGGCGCTATTTGCAATTGAGCATTCCTTTAATTACTATGCCAAAAGATCAGACAAgaaaag CTATGTCCTACAATATCGTTCGGAGAATTGTGTTTGGATCTTTAAAGCATCATGTCGTCGGGGTACAGAACTATTTAAAGTTAGATTTTTCCAAGATGTTCACACATGCCCGTTGAAAGATCGTAGTTTTACTCAACTTCAAGCTACAGTTGGGTTTGTTAGTGGTTTTGCTGCACCAAAACTTGTCAACTATAAGAGAATACACACCATGAATGATATAATCGAAGATATTAAAAATGCTTTTGGTGTAGACATTAACTATCAGAAGGCTTGGAGGGCTAAAGAACGTGCGATTGAGATTTTAAGGGGGAAACCTGCAGATGCTTATCGACAAATGACTCGATATGTATACATGTTAAATTCCGTATATCCAGGTTCAcatattagaatgcataaatccgaggataataaatttatgtatttgtcCGTTGCATTGCAACCTTTGAAGAGTGAATTCGAGTATTACAGGCCTGTTGTTGTGGTTGATGGTGCACATTTGAGTGGAGCATATAAAGGTACATTTGTTTCTGCAAGTATTTTTGATGGAGCag GACGCATTCTGCCTATTGCGTATGGTGTTGTTGATAGTGAAAACGATAATTTGTGGACTTGGTTTTTTGAGAACTTCAGAATTGCTTTTGAAGAACGTGATAGTATGTGTGTTGTATCCGACCGTCATGAAAGCATAATAAAGGTTGTGAGTGTTGTATATCCGAATGTGCCGCACCTCGCATGCATTTGGCACTTGTGGAAGAATGTTTGTACAAACTTCAGGAAGAGTAAAGATAGACTTAGCGATATTTACTATGCTATGGTCAAGGCTTACCGCAAAGatgagtttgattttttttggaatcAAGTTGGGAAGATTGATAAGAGGGTAAAGTCTTATCTTGAGGATGCTGGATTTGCAAAGTGGGCACGCGTGTATGCACCTGTTAATCGTGGTAgaatgatgacttcaaatatagTGGAGTGCATAAATGGTAAATTGAAGCTAGCACGTGAGTTGTCGATAATAGAATTTTTGGAGCAGGCTAGAAAATTGTTCGGAAAGTGGAATTGA
- the LOC107862498 gene encoding uncharacterized protein LOC107862498: MAATTIAYLRNLEYGLSSKPRFRRRLFPSNSVPRVLAMAPEKKVNKFDDKWKKQWFGAGLFYEGSEQVEVDVFKKLEKRKVLSTVEKAGLLSKAEELGFTLSSIEKLGLFSKAEELGLLSLLEKSASFSPAALASAALPILVAAILAIVFIPDDSVGLVVAQAVLAGAFGLTAVGLFVGSIVLDGLQEAD, from the exons ATGGCAGCTACAACAATTGCTTATCTGAGAAATTTGGAATATGGGTTGAGTTCCAAGCCCCGATTTCGCCGCCGCTTATTTCCATCAAATAGCGTCCCGCGAGTATTGGCCATGGCTCCTGAAAAGAAG GTGAATAAGTTTGATGACAAGTGGAAAAAGCAATGGTTCGGAGCAGGACTATTCTACGAGGGCAGCGAACAAGTGGAAGTGGACGTGTTCAAAAAACTGGAGAAGCGTAAAGTTTTGAGTACTGTGGAGAAAGCTGGGCTTCTATCAAAGGCCGAAGAACTAGGATTTACGCTCTCATCCATAGAGAAGTTAGGGCTATTTTCAAAGGCCGAAGAACTAGGGCTGCTCAGTTTGCTGGAGAAGTCAGCCAGTTTTTCGCCTGCTGCTTTGGCGTCTGCAGCGCTTCCTATTCTAGTGGCGGCTATTTTAGCAATCGTGTTCATACCTGATGACTCTGTGGGTCTTGTGGTGGCTCAGGCTGTTTTAGCTGGAGCATTCGGGTTGACTGCAGTCGGGTTGTTTGTCGGGTCAATAGTTTTGGATGGGTTGCAGGAGGCTGATTGA